The genomic interval GGCTAGGAACACGGGAGGTCGAGCGTGAAAAGGATGTTCAAGAGCGTCGCGTTGGCGGCCGTGATGGTGGTGCTCGCCTGTGGTGTCGCCCACGCGGCCGGAGACGGACACGAGATTCCCTGGATGAACTTTTTCCTCCGTGTGCTGAACACGGTGATCGTCGTGGCCATCATCTGGAAGTTCGGCGGCAAGGCAATCGCCGGTTTCTTCCGGGGGCGCACGGACCAGATCAAGCACGAGTTGGCGGATTTGGCCCAGCGCCGCAAGGACGCCGAGGTCAAGCTCAAGGACGTGGAGAAGGGTATTGCCAACCTTGAGGCCGAGAAGGCGCAGATCCTGGCCGAGGCGCGTAGCCAGGGCGAGGTCATGAAGGCCGCCATTGTCGCCGAAGCCGAGAAGAAGGCTGCCCAGATCAAGGCCGCCGCCGAGATGGCTGCCGAGACCGAACGCAAGGTGATGATCGAGCAGATCCGCGAGGAGGTCGCCGAGATGGTCGTCCAGACCGCGGCCTCGATCATCAAGGACAAGCTGACGGCCGAGGAGCATCAGAAACTGGTCGATAAATACGTAACAAAGGTGGTGCTCAATTGACCGACAACATCATCGCCCGCAGGTACGCCAAGGCGCTGTTCGCCATCGGCGTTGAGAAGGGCGGGGACGAGCTTCCCGCCTACGGCAAGGACCTGGCCGCCCTGGCCGAGGCCTGCAAGGCCTCGCCGGACATCACGAAGGTCTTCCGGAGCCCCATCTTCAGCGCCGCGGACAAGAAGGCCGTGGTCGGGAAGCTTCTGGACAAGATCGGCGTGGGTCAGATGGTTCGCAACTTCTGTCTGCTTCTGGCCGACAAGGATCGGCTTGGATTTTTGCCCGCCATCCAGGCGGTGTTCGCCGAGCTTCTGGATGCCCATCAGGGCGTGCTGCGCGGCAACTTGGTGACGGCGGTCAAGCTTCCCAAGGCCAAGCAGGAAGCGATCAAGCAACAGCTGGAAAGCCAGGCCAAGGCCAAGCTCGTGCTCGGGTACGAGGTGGACCCGGAGATTCTGGGCGGCGTTGTCCTGAAGGTTGGCGACAAGGTGTTGGACGCGAGCTTGCGCGCGCAACTTTCCATGCTCAAGGAACAAATCATAAGGGGTGAGTAGGGCCATGCAGATCAAAGCGGAAGAAATCAGCCAGATCATCGAATCGCAGATCGCGAACTACCAGTCGCAGGTCGAGATGAGCGAGACCGGGACCGTGCTCTCGGTCGGCGACGGAATCGCCCGCGTCTACGGCGTGCAGAACGCCATGGCCATGGAGCTGCTCGAATTCCCCGGCGGCGTCATGGGCATGGTGCTGAACCTCGAAGAGGACAACGTCGGTGTCGCGCTCCTGGGCGAGGACACGGGCATCAAGGAAGGCGACCCGGTCAAGCGCACCGGCAAGATCTTCTCGGTGCCGGTCGGCCCGGCCGTGCTCGGCCGCGTCGTGAACCCCCTGGGCCAGCCGCTGGACGGCATGGGCCCCATCCAATCCGACGAAACCCGCGTCGTGGAAGTCGTCGCGCCCGGCATCATCGCCCGTAAGTCGGTGCACGAGCCCATGTACACCGGCCTGAAGGCCATTGACGCCATGACGCCCATCGGCCGCGGCCAGCGCGAACTCGTCATCGGCGACCGTCAGGTCGGCAAGACCGCTGTCTGCATCGACGCGATCATCGCTCAGAAGAACTCGGGCATCAA from Alkalidesulfovibrio alkalitolerans DSM 16529 carries:
- a CDS encoding F0F1 ATP synthase subunit B family protein, yielding MFKSVALAAVMVVLACGVAHAAGDGHEIPWMNFFLRVLNTVIVVAIIWKFGGKAIAGFFRGRTDQIKHELADLAQRRKDAEVKLKDVEKGIANLEAEKAQILAEARSQGEVMKAAIVAEAEKKAAQIKAAAEMAAETERKVMIEQIREEVAEMVVQTAASIIKDKLTAEEHQKLVDKYVTKVVLN
- the atpH gene encoding ATP synthase F1 subunit delta — protein: MTDNIIARRYAKALFAIGVEKGGDELPAYGKDLAALAEACKASPDITKVFRSPIFSAADKKAVVGKLLDKIGVGQMVRNFCLLLADKDRLGFLPAIQAVFAELLDAHQGVLRGNLVTAVKLPKAKQEAIKQQLESQAKAKLVLGYEVDPEILGGVVLKVGDKVLDASLRAQLSMLKEQIIRGE